GCCGCGCCGAGCAAATGCTGGGGCGGCTGCTCAAAACCAGCCACGCCCGTCCTTTGGTGGTCTCTAAGTTCTTCCCCTTCCCTTGGCGCTTGCAACGTAAATCCTTGATCCGCGCCCTGAAGAACAGCCTCAAACGCTTACAGCTATCCCAACTCGACCTCTACCTGCAACACTGGCCCTGGCCTCCCCTACCCCCCGAGGCGTGGGCAGAAGCGCTGGCCGAAGCTTACGAACTGGGCCTGACCAAAGCCGTAGGGGTATCGAATTTCAACCCCCAGCAGCTCGAGCGCAGCCTCACCGTTTTGAGCAAACACAACGTCCCGCTGGCGGCCAACCAGGTGGAATACCACCTGCTCGAGCGTACCCCCGAGAAAAGCGGGCTCAAAGCGCTGATGGAGCGCGAAGGTATCGTGCTGATGGCCTATAGCCCGCTGGCCATGGGCTGGCTGACCGGGAAGTACCGCCCCGAGTACCCCCCCAAAGGCGGCTACCGAGGACGCTACAAAAACCGCCCGCAGCTCCCGGCGCTGCTGGAAATCCTCCAGCAGATCGCCGCGTCCAAGAACGCTACCCCGGCCCAAGTCGCCCTGCGCTGGTGCATAGAGAAAGGCGCCTTGCCCATCCCAGGGGCCAAGAACGCCCAGCAAGCTAAGGCCAACACAGGAGCATTACAGCTCACCTTGCACCCCGAAGAGCTGGCCCGGCTTGACGCAGCGAGCGCCTAATGTGAACCTCCCCGAAAAGTGCGTGCCCCCCTGGAAGGCGCTTCGCAGCACAACCCATCGAGAGGATTGCTCAGACGGGTACCCAGGCGCTATTCGAACCGCAGCGCCTCGATGGGGTCCAAAGCTGCCGCCCGGGCGGCGGGCCACACCCCGAAGAAAAGCCCTACCAATGCGCTCACCGTGAGGGCCAGGAGCACCGTCAGGGGGCTCAGGACGAACACCCCGAAAAAGGGCACCAAGGCCGAGATCAAGGCCAACAAGCCCACCGCCAGCAGCACCCCCAATATCCCCCCCAGCAAGGTGAGCACCACCGCCTCGATCAGGAACTGCTGCCGGATGAGCGCAGCGGTCGCCCCCAGCGCTTTGCGCAACCCGATCTCGCGGGTGCGCTCGGTTACCGAGACCAACATGATGTTCATGATCCCGATCCCCCCCACCAGGAGCGACAGACCGGCGATGGCCCCCAACAGGGCCTGCAGGATCAGGGTGATGTTGCGCAGGGTGTTTTGGAAGCTTTCGGTGGATTCGACGGAGAACTTGCCCTTGCCGTAGCGGGCCTCGAGGATACGGCGCACCTGGCTTTGCACTTGCGCGGCGTCGGCTTCCTTATCCAGCGCCAGCAGCACGGCGTCGTAGTTGCCCCGGCGGAAGTTGCCGCTAGACCAAAGGTAGGCAATGGGAGCGTACACCACGGAGACGGATCCCAACCCCCCAAAGATCCCCGCCGGGGGCTCGAGCACCCCCACCACGGTGAGGTCGGCCCGGCGGCCATCGGAAAAGAAGAGCCGTACGGTCTGCCCGATGGGGTCGCGGCCAGGGAACAAATCCTTAGCTGCTCGGTCCGAAAGCACGGCCAAGGGCAAGCCGCCTTTGGCCTCAGAGGCGCTGAAATAGCGTCCCCGGGCGATCTTGGTGGTAGGGTCGAGGCTGGGGAGATCGCCGGGCGTGCCCTGGAGCTGCAGCGAGCGCCGATCCCCCGGTTTAGGCTCGTACTGAACGCTTCCGAAAAGCTGAGGGATGACCTTTGCTGGAAGGGCTTGCAGGCTCTGGAGGTCCTCGTCGCGGAGGGTGACGCTGCCGAAGCCGACCCCGCTATTGAAGTTTGGCTGGATGAAGATGCTGCGTCCGGCCAGCCCCTCGATGTCGCGGGTGATCCCGGCGGAGGCCATCTGGCCCAGGCTCACCATGGTGGTAACCGCGAACACTCCGATCACAATACCCAATAGGGCTAAAAAGCTCCGCAGCCGGTTTCCCGAGAGCGCCTCGAAGGCCATGCGAAAGTTCTCCAGGGGGTTCATGCCACCTCCCCTGTTGCTCCCACGATCAAGCCATCGCGCAAGCGGATGATGCGCTGGGCCCGAGCCCCCACATCCGGCTCGTGGGTGACCATGATGACGGTTTTGCCCTCCTGGTGAAGGGTGTCGAAGAGGGCCAGAATCTCCTCCGAAGACTTTGAGTCGAGGTTGCCGGTGGGCTCGTCGGCCAGCAGGATATCCGGCTCCTGGACCAGCGCCCGGGCAATCGCTACCCGCTGCTTCTGCCCCCCGGAAAGCTCTGCGGGGCGGTGGTCGAGGCGGGCCCCTAAGCCCACCGCCTCGAGCGCCGCTCGGGCCCGCTGCAACCGCTCAGCCAGCCCCACCCCCCGGTACACCAGGGGTAGGGCTACGTTGTGCAAAGCGGTCAGCTTGGGCAGCAGGAAAAACGCCTGGAACACGAATCCGATGCGCTGGTTACGCACCTTGGCCAGCTCCACTTCGCTTAAGCCGGAGGTCTCAACTCCGCTGAGCTTATAGCTGCCGGAAGTGGGCGAGTCCAGGAGGCCGATCAGGTGCATCAGGGTAGACTTCCCCGAACCAGAAGGCCCCATGATGGCTACATACTCGCCCTGCTCGATGGAGAGGTCCACCCCCCGTAGGGCCTGTACCTCGACGGCCCGGGCCCCTCCGCCCGAGCGGTAGACCTTGGTGATGCCCCGCATCTCTACGACCGCAGGCATGAGCTGTACCTCACGATCCTTGAGCCCTCGAGGCCGGAGGGTTATACCGCACCCGCGCTCCGTCCTTGAGGGTTTGCGGCGGGAGGCTCACCACCAGCGCGCCCGGCGAGACCCCCTCCACCGCAGCCTGGGTGAGGTTGCGCGCGCGCACCGTGACGGGCCGTCGCTGCACCGTCTGGGTCTTGGGATCCACCAGCCAGACGAAGCTCCGGTCTCCCTCTTCTACCAGCGTCTCAAGAGGGATCAAGGTGGCCTGGGGCAGGCTGAGCACGATGACCCGAGCCGTACCGGTGAAGCCCGGCTTGACCGCCTGCGCCCCCTCAGTAAAGCGCAGAAACACCGGCAGCACCGCGCTGCCCCCCTGCCCCTGCACCTCGGCGACGCTGGAGAGGCGCTCAACCTTGGCCACGAGGGGCTGGCCGGGCAGGGCGTCGAGCTCCACGCGGGCGGGCATCCCCGGCCTGACCTCGAGGGCTTGCGCCTCGGGTAGCCGCACCCGCACCCGCATCGAACCATCCCGGACGATGCGAATCCCACCCGCGGGGGCGCTGGCTGAGGCCCCCGAGAGGGATTGGCTGGACTCTCCCGCCTTGATTCCCACCTCGGTGACGATCCCGGCCACCGGAGCGCGCAGCTGGGCCTCGGCGATGGCGCGCTGGAGGGATTGGATCTGGGCTTGCTGGGCCTCGAGCTGAGCTTGCAGATCGCGCTGGGCGGCCTTGGCCTGAGCGAGGGCGCTCTCCAGTTGGCCCTCGAGCTGGGCTACCTGGCGGCTTTGGTTGTCCACCTCGATCCGCGAGGCCGCCCCGGCAGCGAAGAGTCGCCGGGTGAGGGCGAGCTGCTCCCGGGCCCCCTCCAGCTGACGCCGAAGGTTTTCCCGGGTGGCCTCCGCCTCGGCTCGGCTGGCCTGTAGCCGGGCTTGCAGGGCGAAGAGCTGAGCCTGGGCGGCGGCGAGGTCCCCGCGTTCGCGCGAGATCTCGAGCTCGGCAAGGACCTGGCCGGCCTGAACCGCCTCTCCTTCCCGTACCCCCACTCGGGCTACCCGCCCGCTCCGGCTGAAGTTCAGGGTATAGGTCTCGGCTTCTACCAGGGCGCTCCCCGAGACTTCTCGGGCGAAGCGGCCTTGGGTGACTTCCCTCACCGTCACCGGGGTACCCGGGTCGGGGCGCGGGCGCAGCAGCCCAAACAGGGTCAGGCCGAGCGAGAGCAGGATGATCAGGGGCAATGCCCAGCGCCGCATCAGTTGCCTCCTCCCAACGAGGCCACAACCACCCCTTGCCTAGCCTTCCATAGCTCGCCGGCGGCGGAGGCATAGGCCGATTGGGCCTCGAGCAGGTTGATCTCGCTTTGCAAAAAGTCCAGCCGGGAGATAACCCCCGCCTGCAGCCGGGTACGGGCCGCCGCCAACGCCTGTTGCGCTTGGGTCAGGTCGCGCTGGGCTAAGCCATACGCCCGCTGGGCTGCCATATAGCGGTCCTGCGCGGCATCGAAGGCCTGGCGCAGGGTGCGCTCGAGGTCGGCTAGCGCCGTCCGAGCTGCCTCCAAGCTGCGCTCTCTGGCCGCTAGCTCCAAAGGTGGGGTGTCCGGGCCCGAGGCCAGCGCGACCGCGCGTTCAGCCTCCCGCACTGCGTTCTGGGCGTGCAACCGGGCCGCACTTCCCTCCCAGCCCAGCCCTTGCGGCAACGCGGGGGCCTCGGGAAGCGACCGCAGCTCCACCCCAGGGAGGCGGGCCTGGGCCAGGGCCAGGGCGTTGCGGGCGCGGGCCACCTCCGAGGCGGCGCGGCTTTGCGCGGCCTCTGCCGCGGTGAGGTCAGCCTGGGAGATGGCCCCGGCTTGGCGGCGCAGGCGGGCCGCTTCGAGCCGCAGGTTGGCCTGCTCCAGGCGTTTTTGCGCAAGCTCGAGGGCCGCCTGGGCCTCGAGCGCAGCGGTGTAATTCTCGATCACGGCGTTTTCGGCCCCGGCTTGTGCAGCAGCGAGCCGAGCCCGGGCCAGCGCCAGGTTCTCCTGAGCGCGGGTCACCGCCAGCGGCGGGGCGTCGGGGTCGGCCTGCTGTTTGCGCAGTTCGTCCTGGGCAGCGCTGAGGCCCCGCTGGGCCTCGAGCAGCTTGGCGTCTCGAGCCGCTAAGGTTGGGATCACCTCAGGAAGCGGCTGGGCCAGGCTGGCGCTAGAGAAGGCCAGCCCAAGGAGCAAAAAACCTAGCACAAGGCGGGGTGTTCTAGTTCGGCTCACGAACATCGCTTCTCTCATGGAGTAACCTCCCAATCGGCTCCGGCCAGATCCAAGTACCCTCCTACCGCTTCGATATACGCCCGCCAGGCGGCGGCCAAGCGCCCCTCGGCGTCGGCCTCCTGGGCTTGGGCCTCGAGTACCTCCAAAGGGCTGGCCGCCCCGTTTTGGGCTCGGGTTTCGGCCAGGGCGCGCTTGCGCCGGGCCAGGGCCAGACGTTGCTCTGCAAGCCCCAACGTCTCCTGGGCGGTGCGCGTATTCTGCCGAGCCTGCGTCAGTTGCCGAGCGAGGTCATTTTCCAAGGCGCTGAGCCGTACCGCCGCAGCGGTGCGTTCGGCCTCGAGGCCCCGCAGGTCGGCGGTGCGAGATGGGTCTAGGGCGATCACCGCGCTCAGGGTGAACCTCCACTCGCCGAGGCCGGGGATGGGAGTGCCGGGCGGAAGGCCGGGCAGCTCAGTAGGGGCTGTCACCTGGAGATTTGCCCCGGGCCAACCGAGCCCCTGGGCGGTGAGCCCCAACCCTACGGTGGCCTCCTGGCCCAAGAATTGCCCGCGCAGGCTCACCTGGGGGGAAAGGGCCCGCCTGGCCTCGGCAACTCGGGCCTCGGCCAGCTGCAAAGCCAGCGCCGCGTCGCGGTAGCCAGGGGTGCTCTGCGGGGCGGTTTCGGGGAGGGTAAAACCAAGCACCACGGCAGCTGCATTTCCTCCGAAGCCCAAAGCCGACACCTCAGCCTGGGCGCCCTGCAGGCCGTTCTGGGCTTGGCGAACCGCGACCGCCAGCTCGGAGTGGGCAAGGCGAGCCTCTTCCCGGTCGGCGCTGCTCACCGCCCCCAGAGCTGCTTTTCGCTCGATCTCGGCCAGGCGTTGCCGAGCGGCTTCCGCGCGCAAGGCAGTGGCTTTCGCGGTGGCCTCGGCCTCCCACAGCCGGGCGTGGGCTAGCAAGGCCCGCTGGATGCCGCTGCGCCGGATCCCCTGAAGCTGGGTGCGCGCCGCCTCGAGCTCCCTCAAGGCCTGCACACCCTGAGAGCCCGCCACCTGGTAGGTAAGGGTGAGGCCATAGCTCCACTCGCCCGCGCTCCAGAGCTGGCGACCTGCGTTCACGCTGCCGGAAAGCCCCAGCCGCAAGGCCTCGAGCCGGGCTTGGGCCGCCTCCACCCGTTCCTGCGCCGGAGCCAGCTCAGGGCTTCGGTAACCCAGGGCTTCCTGGGGGGAGAAGGCCAGGGCAGGGACCAGCAGGACCCCCGCGGCCAGCAACCGCCTCACCAACTCAACCTCCAAAGCAGGGCTCCCAGAGAAATCCCCGCAGCGCCCAGGGTTCCGACGAGGGTCCTTTGGGGCGCCAGCACCCGCAGGGCCGCGTAGATCAACCCTATACCCCAAATGCCTCCGATCACGCTTACCCCCTGGGCGATCCAGGTAAAAGGAGCTCCCCGCACCAGCGCCGCGTACTGCTTGGCCCATTCCTGCAGGGCTTCGGCTTCGCCCAGGCTAGGGGGGGCTCCCAGGTTGCCGGTGATGGGGAACAGCGCCGCAACCGGCAGCAACATCAGCCCCACCACCACCCCCGGCAGGCTGGCCCAGCCGGCCACCTCCCAGGCCCTGGACTCCGCCCCCGCCAGTACCCGCAGGATCAGCCCGTATACCCCCCACGTCACCACGCCAAAGACAATCCCGCCAAGTATCGCGAACACGAGCGGGGAGCCGAAGCCGGGGCTAGGGAGCAATCGGTTGGCCAACACGCCAGCTAAGTTGGTCAGCACGCTCGCCAGCACCGCGACCAGCAAAGGAGCGAACAAAGCCGGTTGGCTATCTTTCAGGCGCTCAAAGAAGGCTCGAGGTGCGATCAGTAAGTCTCCCATCCATTCCTCCTTCAACTCGTCAAAAGCGCTCTAATCCCAGTCCACCCGTCAGCAACCTTAGCGTCGAACTAAGGCCACCCTACCCGAGGTGTTTGTTGCGCCGACCGTAGCGCTCCCCCAAGGAAAGGTGGAGAGTACGTGCTCCCCTGGAAGGCGCTTCGCAGCACAACCCATCGAGAGGATTTCTCATACGTCGTACGGCAGCAGACCCCTGGGGCCGCCGGGCTAGCGCCTCAGTGGCAGCTTGCCCCCGCTCCCACCCGGAAGTTCACCCGCTCGGCCCGCGTGAAGTCGAAGACGGCCGCATCCTCGAGCGTCCCGCTCGTACACCCCGGCGTGAGCGCCTGGCCATCCCGCAGCACCCGGCCCGACCGGAAGGCAAGGGCGTAAGGTTGGGGCCGCTCTACGCTCAGCGTGTAACTCCCGCTCAAAAACCGAGCGGTAAGCCGCCAGCGCCCATCTTGCACCCCGCCAGCGCAGGAGATGCAGAACGAACGGCGGCTCTCCACCCGCACGCCATTCCACGTTCCCTCCCCTGGATTCTCCCCCAGGCTCTCCCAGAAGGCCGAGCGGTTACCCAGGGGGTCAGGAAAGGCCACCAGCAGCAAGGCCCCCACCGTCACGGCCCTGGCGGTCTTGCTCTGGGTGCCACGCCACAACGCCACGGCGGCCGCGGCCAGCAAAGCCCACCATACAATCGTCCAGATGCTCATGCTTCCACCTCGTCCCAGATCCGCCCGGCCAGCACGATCCCCAGGGCCGTGAGCAGCAGCGCATACAGCAAAGGTTCGCCGGGAAGCCCCGCCACCGGCGCCTCGGCGAGCAAGTCCACCCCCTGGAAACGCACCGCCGGGAAGGGCCACACCGGCAAGAACGCATATGCGGTGCGGGCCGAAAGCTCGAAAAACCAGCCCAGAAGGGCAACGATCCCCAAAACGAGGGCGGCCCCTGACAGCCAACCCAGCCGCGAGAGCCCATAGGCCCAGGTGAGGGTTTGCCCCAACAGGGCCAGGGCCAGCAGGGGCAGGCCAAGGATCACCCCGTAGAGGGCCAACCCCAGCACCCCCGGCAAGCTGAGCTCGAGCCCAAACCCCCGCGTACCCCACCAGAACAACCCGGCCAGCGCCTCGGCAAAGACCAGCAACACCGCCCCCGCGAAGAGGAAACGGGCCAGCTGGTGGATGAGGCCCGGCGGGACGCTCAACAGCAGCCAGCTCTCGACCCGGCCAGCCCGTCCCAAGGCAGCCAAAAGCAACAAGAAGCCCGCGAAAGCCGCCGTGATAAACACCGCGAACTGTCCGGCGAACAGCCCGCCCACGCTATCGAGGGGCTGCCCCATCGCCTCCTGACGCACCCGGAGCGCCACCACCAGCGAAAGCAGCAGGATGCCCCCCAGCAGCATCAGCCAGCCGAGTTGCTTGCGCAGCTCGAGCCAGAGCAGGGTGGGCAGCGGATTCACCCGAGCCTTCATGCCAACACCTCCTTGAATGCCTCCACCACGCTCTTGCCCTGCGCGCGCAGGTCTTCGGCCTGGGCGTCGAGGACCAGTTTTCCTTCCTTGAGGAACACCGCCCGGTCGAACATCCCCTCGGCCTCGGCGACCTCGTGGGTGGAGAGGACTACCGTGGCCTCCTCCCGCCACTCCTGCACCAAAGCCCGCAGGATGCGGTCGCGGGAGATGAGGTCTATTCCGGCCAAGGGTTCATCCAGTAGGTAAAGCTTGGCCTCCCGGGCTAGGGCCAAGGCCAGCCGCAGCCGCCCCTGCTGCCCCTTGGAGAGGGCCTTGATCGGCCTCGCAGGAACCTCCAAAAAAGCCAGCAGCTCCCTGTAGCGCCCCGGGCGAAAATCCGGGTAGAGCCCTCGCATCATCCGCTCCCCGTCGGCGGGGGTGAGCCAGGGATACAGCCCGTCGGACTCGGAGAGGAAGGCGATATGGGCCCGGGCCTGGCGAGGCCGCTGGCCGAGTACCTCCACCCGTCCGGCGGTCGGGACCAAGAGCCCGGCCAAAAGCTTCAGGGCAGTGGTCTTCCCCGCCCCGTTCAGACCCAATAGCCCCACCGCCTGGCCCTGAGGGAGCTCGAGGGAAAGCCCGTGCAGCCCTTCACGGCCCCCATAGCGCTTGGTGACCCCCTCGAACCTAGCCAACACCTCACTCGCCATCGCTCACCTCCGAGAGGGCCCTCTTGGCGTCTTCCGCCGAGAGGCCGATGGCCCGCACCTCATGTAAAAACCGCTCCGCTGCCTCGCGCAAAAGGCGCAGCCGCATCCCCTCGACCTTGACGTCCTTGCGGATAAAGGTACCCAAGCCCCGCCGGGTCTCGGTGACCCCGGCGATCTCGAGCTGGCTGAAGGCGTGAATAACCGTATTGGGATTGACCTTGAGTTCGGCGGCCAGTTCACGCGCCGAGGGAAGCTTGTCCCCTGGTTTCATCTTTCCGCTGGCTAGCATGCGTTCCACCCCCCGTACGATCTGGGCGTAGATAGGCCCGGCCTCGGCATCGATATCCCACACATCGCTCACCCCCTCACCCTCCTAGATCCTGGCGCTTTAGGACCATCCCGGCCAGGGCCAAAAAGCCCAGCGTATACAGCAGCACCCCGCCCAGTTCGGCGTTGAGGCCCGGGTTTGCCAACCAGGCTTTGCCCAGTGCGGCAGGGAGGTACTGGCCGATGTGGGGCCAGAGCTGGTTGATAGATGCCTCCAGCACCAGCGCGAAGCCCAGCACCCCACCCAAAGTCGCCGCCACCGAGCGGGCCGCTACCGCCACGAAGAGGGCCAGGCTGAGGTAGGGCAGCGCGGTGAGGAAGAGCTGGAAAAAGTCCTCGAGCAGCCTTAGGCGGTTTCCCTGAAGCTGGGCCGGGAGGCCCCCGTGGTGGAGGCCAAAAACGATCGGGCCCAAGGCCAGAGGCATCGCCACCACCAGCGCCAGCGAGCCCAAGGAGCAGACCCAGCGGGCCAACAGCCAATCTAAGCGCTCCGTTCCCCTCGAGAACAACAGGGCCAGCGTACGCCAGCCGTACTCCTGGGCCGTCCAGGCCCCCAGGATGGCCGCCGCAAAAATCCCCAGGTTCTGCGCGGCCAACAGGCTAAGCTGGAGGAGGACCTGGGACTGGTGCACCAGGGGCTGGCCCCGCCCGTCAAGCTCGCGCAGCACGGAAGCCTGCATCAGCCCCACCAGCACCGCCGCAAACAGCAGGAGGAGCCAGGCCCCCCGCCGCCCGAAGGCCTTGCGGGCCTCCACCGCGAAAATTCCGCTCATCGCCTCCCTCCTTCTCGGGTCAGCTCGAGGAAAAGCTCCTCCAGGTCGCTCCGCAACGGCACCACCTCGCTCGGCACGAAGCCCGCCGCGACCAGCTGTCGCACGATTTCTTTGGCCTCTAGGCCAAAGACTTCCAGGTAATCCTCCACCACCTCGAGCCGCCTCGCCAGCCCAGAGAGGACCAGGGCGGCCTCCTCGGGGGCGTCCACTTTGACCCGCACCCCCTCCCCCTTCGACAACAGTTCCCGCACCGCGCCCTGGGCCACCAGGCGGCCTTTGTGAATCACCGCAATCCGGTCGCAGACCGCCTCGACTTCGTGCAGCAGGTGCGAGGAGAAGATGAGGGTGATGCCCGAGGCGGCCAGGCCCTTCATCAGCTCGCGGGTCTCCTTCATGCCCGTGGGGTCCATGCCGCTGGTGGGCTCGTCGAGGATCAGCAGCTCGGGCTCGCCCAAGAGGGCCATGGCGATGCCCAGCCGCTGTTTCATCCCGGTAGAGTAGGTCCCAACCAGGCGGCGGGCGGCTTTGCTCAGCCCGACTTGCTCGAGCACCTCGGCGATCCAGCCCGGACGGACCCCGCCCTGGAGCCGAGCCAGCAGCTCGAGGTGGGCCCTCCCCGAAAGGTGTGGGTAGAGGGCCGGAGCCCCCAGCAAGGCCCCCACCTTGCGCAGCGCGGCGGTCCGACCAGAGCTCACCCGCTGGCCCAGCACCTCGACCTCCCCGGCGGTGGGCCGGACTAACCCCAGGATCATGCCCAAGGTGGTGGTCTTCCCCGCCCCGTTGGGGCCTAAGAAGCCGAAGATCTCGCCCCGGTGGACCTCGAGGTCCACCCGCTCTACCGCACTCACGCTACCGAAGCGCTTGCTCAGGCCCCTCACCCGGAGCACCGGCGGCGGGCTGGTCTGGGTTTTTACTTCCAAGGCTCGCACCCTACATTCCTCCTACCTAGTGCACTAGCTATCTAATACACTAGGGCTACAGCGAGGCCCTGTCAAGTAGGGGCGTGGCGTAGTTTCGCCGAGCGAAGCGAGGGGTGGAGCCCCTCGCCCCTACCCGCCCGCGACAGGCTTACGTTTTTCCT
The Meiothermus sp. Pnk-1 genome window above contains:
- a CDS encoding aldo/keto reductase, with translation MTPPQPLTQFKGLPPVPPLGLGTWQWGDTWVWGYGKGYREADIQAAFRASLEGGVRLVDTAEVYGLGRAEQMLGRLLKTSHARPLVVSKFFPFPWRLQRKSLIRALKNSLKRLQLSQLDLYLQHWPWPPLPPEAWAEALAEAYELGLTKAVGVSNFNPQQLERSLTVLSKHNVPLAANQVEYHLLERTPEKSGLKALMEREGIVLMAYSPLAMGWLTGKYRPEYPPKGGYRGRYKNRPQLPALLEILQQIAASKNATPAQVALRWCIEKGALPIPGAKNAQQAKANTGALQLTLHPEELARLDAASA
- a CDS encoding ABC transporter permease, which gives rise to MNPLENFRMAFEALSGNRLRSFLALLGIVIGVFAVTTMVSLGQMASAGITRDIEGLAGRSIFIQPNFNSGVGFGSVTLRDEDLQSLQALPAKVIPQLFGSVQYEPKPGDRRSLQLQGTPGDLPSLDPTTKIARGRYFSASEAKGGLPLAVLSDRAAKDLFPGRDPIGQTVRLFFSDGRRADLTVVGVLEPPAGIFGGLGSVSVVYAPIAYLWSSGNFRRGNYDAVLLALDKEADAAQVQSQVRRILEARYGKGKFSVESTESFQNTLRNITLILQALLGAIAGLSLLVGGIGIMNIMLVSVTERTREIGLRKALGATAALIRQQFLIEAVVLTLLGGILGVLLAVGLLALISALVPFFGVFVLSPLTVLLALTVSALVGLFFGVWPAARAAALDPIEALRFE
- a CDS encoding ABC transporter ATP-binding protein — translated: MPAVVEMRGITKVYRSGGGARAVEVQALRGVDLSIEQGEYVAIMGPSGSGKSTLMHLIGLLDSPTSGSYKLSGVETSGLSEVELAKVRNQRIGFVFQAFFLLPKLTALHNVALPLVYRGVGLAERLQRARAALEAVGLGARLDHRPAELSGGQKQRVAIARALVQEPDILLADEPTGNLDSKSSEEILALFDTLHQEGKTVIMVTHEPDVGARAQRIIRLRDGLIVGATGEVA
- a CDS encoding efflux RND transporter periplasmic adaptor subunit yields the protein MRRWALPLIILLSLGLTLFGLLRPRPDPGTPVTVREVTQGRFAREVSGSALVEAETYTLNFSRSGRVARVGVREGEAVQAGQVLAELEISRERGDLAAAQAQLFALQARLQASRAEAEATRENLRRQLEGAREQLALTRRLFAAGAASRIEVDNQSRQVAQLEGQLESALAQAKAAQRDLQAQLEAQQAQIQSLQRAIAEAQLRAPVAGIVTEVGIKAGESSQSLSGASASAPAGGIRIVRDGSMRVRVRLPEAQALEVRPGMPARVELDALPGQPLVAKVERLSSVAEVQGQGGSAVLPVFLRFTEGAQAVKPGFTGTARVIVLSLPQATLIPLETLVEEGDRSFVWLVDPKTQTVQRRPVTVRARNLTQAAVEGVSPGALVVSLPPQTLKDGARVRYNPPASRAQGS
- a CDS encoding TolC family protein: MLGFLLLGLAFSSASLAQPLPEVIPTLAARDAKLLEAQRGLSAAQDELRKQQADPDAPPLAVTRAQENLALARARLAAAQAGAENAVIENYTAALEAQAALELAQKRLEQANLRLEAARLRRQAGAISQADLTAAEAAQSRAASEVARARNALALAQARLPGVELRSLPEAPALPQGLGWEGSAARLHAQNAVREAERAVALASGPDTPPLELAARERSLEAARTALADLERTLRQAFDAAQDRYMAAQRAYGLAQRDLTQAQQALAAARTRLQAGVISRLDFLQSEINLLEAQSAYASAAGELWKARQGVVVASLGGGN
- a CDS encoding TolC family protein; amino-acid sequence: MRRLLAAGVLLVPALAFSPQEALGYRSPELAPAQERVEAAQARLEALRLGLSGSVNAGRQLWSAGEWSYGLTLTYQVAGSQGVQALRELEAARTQLQGIRRSGIQRALLAHARLWEAEATAKATALRAEAARQRLAEIERKAALGAVSSADREEARLAHSELAVAVRQAQNGLQGAQAEVSALGFGGNAAAVVLGFTLPETAPQSTPGYRDAALALQLAEARVAEARRALSPQVSLRGQFLGQEATVGLGLTAQGLGWPGANLQVTAPTELPGLPPGTPIPGLGEWRFTLSAVIALDPSRTADLRGLEAERTAAAVRLSALENDLARQLTQARQNTRTAQETLGLAEQRLALARRKRALAETRAQNGAASPLEVLEAQAQEADAEGRLAAAWRAYIEAVGGYLDLAGADWEVTP
- a CDS encoding YIP1 family protein: MGDLLIAPRAFFERLKDSQPALFAPLLVAVLASVLTNLAGVLANRLLPSPGFGSPLVFAILGGIVFGVVTWGVYGLILRVLAGAESRAWEVAGWASLPGVVVGLMLLPVAALFPITGNLGAPPSLGEAEALQEWAKQYAALVRGAPFTWIAQGVSVIGGIWGIGLIYAALRVLAPQRTLVGTLGAAGISLGALLWRLSW
- a CDS encoding ABC transporter ATP-binding protein, which translates into the protein MASEVLARFEGVTKRYGGREGLHGLSLELPQGQAVGLLGLNGAGKTTALKLLAGLLVPTAGRVEVLGQRPRQARAHIAFLSESDGLYPWLTPADGERMMRGLYPDFRPGRYRELLAFLEVPARPIKALSKGQQGRLRLALALAREAKLYLLDEPLAGIDLISRDRILRALVQEWREEATVVLSTHEVAEAEGMFDRAVFLKEGKLVLDAQAEDLRAQGKSVVEAFKEVLA
- a CDS encoding GntR family transcriptional regulator translates to MSDVWDIDAEAGPIYAQIVRGVERMLASGKMKPGDKLPSARELAAELKVNPNTVIHAFSQLEIAGVTETRRGLGTFIRKDVKVEGMRLRLLREAAERFLHEVRAIGLSAEDAKRALSEVSDGE
- a CDS encoding ABC transporter ATP-binding protein, with amino-acid sequence MRALEVKTQTSPPPVLRVRGLSKRFGSVSAVERVDLEVHRGEIFGFLGPNGAGKTTTLGMILGLVRPTAGEVEVLGQRVSSGRTAALRKVGALLGAPALYPHLSGRAHLELLARLQGGVRPGWIAEVLEQVGLSKAARRLVGTYSTGMKQRLGIAMALLGEPELLILDEPTSGMDPTGMKETRELMKGLAASGITLIFSSHLLHEVEAVCDRIAVIHKGRLVAQGAVRELLSKGEGVRVKVDAPEEAALVLSGLARRLEVVEDYLEVFGLEAKEIVRQLVAAGFVPSEVVPLRSDLEELFLELTREGGRR